A window of Parambassis ranga chromosome 10, fParRan2.1, whole genome shotgun sequence contains these coding sequences:
- the gabra2b gene encoding gamma-aminobutyric acid receptor subunit alpha-2, with translation MWSRESASSLLICLLALAALWKTRSVSADATSDAFKTNITQFTLILDRLLDGYDNRLRPGLGDRVTEVKTNIYVTSFGPVSDTDMEYTIDVFFRQSWKDERLIFHGPMNILPLNNLMASKIWTPDTFFHNGKKSVAHNMTMPNKLLRIKDDGTLLYTMRLTVHAECPMHLEDFPMDFHSCPLKFGSYAYTISEVTYAWTRNASDSVVVEGESSRLNQYDLLGQTVGQETIKSSTGEYTVMTAHFHLKRKIGYFVIQTYLPCIMTVILSQVSFWLNRESVPARTVFGVTTVLTMTTLSISARNSLPKVAYATAMDWFIAVCYAFVFSALIEFATVNYFTKRGWAWDGKSVVNDKKKERASVVKKNNAYAVAVANYAPNITKDSGTLPTIAKGGATDPNKAKLDGKAQESKKTFNSVSKIDRMSRILFPVLFGSFNLVYWATYLNREPVIKDMVPSN, from the exons ATGTGGAGCAGAGAGAGCGCTTCTTCACTTCTCATCTGCCTGCTGGCGCTCGCAGCTCTCTGGAAGACCAG ATCAGTGAGTGCCGATGCAACATCTGATGCCTTTAAAACCAACATCACCCAGTTCACACTCATCCTGGACAGACTGCTGGATGGATATGACAACCGTCTGCGGCCCGGTCTTGGAG ACAGGGTAACCGAGGTGAAGACAAACATCTACGTCACCAGCTTTGGACCAGTTTCAGACACAGACATG GAGTACACCATAGATGTGTTCTTTCGGCAAAGCTGGAAGGATGAGAGGTTGATATTCCACGGACCAATGAATATTTTACCCCTCAACAACCTAATGGCAAGTAAGATCTGGACTCCGGACACCTTCTTTCACAATGGGAAAAAGTCTGTGGCTCATAATATGACCATGCCTAACAAACTGTTGAGGATCAAAGATGACGGGACTCTGCTCTACACCATGAG GTTAACTGTGCATGCAGAGTGTCCAATGCATCTGGAGGATTTCCCCATGGACTTTCATTCCTGTCCACTAAAATTTGGCAGCT atgcCTACACAATCTCTGAAGTGACTTATGCTTGGACTCGAAATGCCTCAGACTCTGTTGTGGTGGAAGGAGAAAGTTCTCGTCTAAACCAGTATGACCTTCTTGGGCAAACAGTCGGACAAGAAACTATCAAATCGAGTACAG GTGAATACACGGTGATGACAGCTCATTTCCATCTGAAGAGAAAGATTGGCTACTTTGTCATCCAGACGTACCTCCCATGCATCATGACAGTTATTCTTTCCCAAGTGTCTTTCTGGCTGAATAGAGAATCGGTGCCAGCCAGAACTGTGTTTG gtgTAACCACTGTTCTcacaatgacaacactgagcATAAGCGCAAGGAACTCCCTGCCTAAGGTCGCCTACGCCACCGCCATGGACTGGTTCATCGCTGTTTGCTACGCCTTTGTCTTCTCCGCTTTGATTGAGTTTGCCACAGTCAATTACTTCACAAAGCGCGGCTGGGCCTGGGATGGAAAGAGCGTCGTGAATGACAAG aaaaaagagagggCATCTGTGGTGAAGAAGAATAATGCCTATGCTGTAGCTGTAGCCAACTACGCGCCTAACATCACTAAGGATTCCGGCACGCTTCCAACCATTGCCAAAGGTGGCGCTACGGATCCCAACAAGGCTAAATTAGACGGAAAAGCCCAGGAAAGCAAGAAGACATTCAACAGCGTTAGCAAAATTGACAGGATGTCACGGATTTTGTTTCCGGTTCTCTTTGGCTCCTTCAACCTCGTCTACTGGGCCACCTACTTAAACAGAGAACCCGTCATAAAGGATATGGTCCCCTCTAATTAG